Proteins encoded within one genomic window of Bacteroides sedimenti:
- the hisA gene encoding 1-(5-phosphoribosyl)-5-[(5-phosphoribosylamino)methylideneamino]imidazole-4-carboxamide isomerase — MIEIIPAIDIIEGKCVRLSKGDYDSKKVYNENPLEVAKEFEAAGIRRLHVVDLDGAKSHHIVNYRILEKIATSTSLVIDFGGGIKSDEDLKIAFESGAQMITGGSIAVKEPEIFTQWIERYGSEKIILGADVKNKKIAVNGWKEGTEVDLMPFLGNYIEKGIKKVICTDIECDGMLQGPSIGLYQEILEEYPSTYLIASGGVSNIDDIIKLDEAKVPAVIFGKALYEGRIQLKDLKIFL; from the coding sequence ATGATTGAAATTATTCCTGCAATAGATATTATCGAAGGGAAATGCGTCAGACTGTCCAAAGGTGACTATGACAGCAAGAAAGTATATAATGAGAATCCGCTGGAGGTTGCAAAGGAATTTGAAGCAGCCGGCATCAGACGACTTCATGTGGTAGACCTGGATGGTGCGAAATCTCATCATATAGTAAACTACCGTATCCTGGAGAAGATTGCAACGTCTACATCTCTGGTTATCGATTTTGGCGGCGGCATTAAAAGTGACGAGGATTTAAAAATCGCATTTGAAAGCGGAGCACAAATGATTACCGGAGGAAGCATCGCAGTAAAGGAGCCGGAAATCTTCACCCAATGGATTGAACGTTACGGAAGCGAGAAGATTATTCTTGGAGCCGATGTAAAAAACAAAAAAATTGCAGTCAATGGATGGAAAGAAGGAACAGAAGTGGACCTAATGCCATTCCTTGGAAATTACATTGAAAAAGGTATCAAAAAGGTTATCTGCACAGACATTGAATGCGATGGCATGCTGCAGGGACCGTCAATCGGGCTTTATCAGGAAATCCTGGAAGAGTATCCTTCCACCTACCTGATTGCAAGCGGTGGTGTCAGCAATATAGACGACATTATCAAACTGGATGAAGCAAAAGTTCCGGCTGTTATTTTCGGCAAAGCCCTCTACGAAGGGAGAATACAACTGAAGGACCTGAAGATTTTTTTATAA
- the hisH gene encoding imidazole glycerol phosphate synthase subunit HisH encodes MNIAIVKYNAGNIYSVDYALRRLGVNAIVTAEKDALMQADKVIFPGVGEAATTMQYLKESGLDKLIVDLKQPVLGICLGMQLMCNYSEEGEVDCLNIFPTPVKRFVPTKHEDKVPHMGWNTIGDLKGDLFKGFTKDEFVYFVHSFYVPTNEFTVATTNYIQPFSAALQKDNFYATQFHPEKSGKVGERILENFINLPL; translated from the coding sequence ATGAATATAGCTATCGTAAAATATAATGCAGGAAACATCTACTCGGTTGATTACGCTTTACGTCGTTTAGGGGTAAATGCTATTGTAACCGCAGAAAAAGATGCATTAATGCAAGCCGACAAGGTTATCTTCCCCGGAGTTGGCGAAGCTGCCACAACCATGCAGTACCTCAAGGAATCGGGACTGGATAAGCTAATTGTTGATTTAAAACAACCTGTGCTGGGCATTTGCCTGGGAATGCAGCTCATGTGCAATTACTCGGAAGAGGGTGAGGTTGACTGCCTAAACATCTTCCCCACCCCTGTAAAGCGCTTCGTTCCAACTAAACACGAAGACAAGGTGCCTCACATGGGATGGAATACAATTGGCGATTTAAAAGGAGACCTTTTCAAAGGATTCACAAAGGATGAATTTGTATACTTTGTACACAGCTTCTATGTACCAACAAACGAATTTACTGTGGCTACAACAAATTACATCCAGCCATTCAGCGCGGCACTCCAGAAAGACAATTTCTATGCAACTCAGTTCCATCCGGAAAAGAGCGGAAAAGTTGGAGAGCGCATATTAGAAAACTTCATCAACTTACCACTATAA
- the purU gene encoding formyltetrahydrofolate deformylase, with amino-acid sequence MKENKNTAKLLLHCPDQPGILAAVTNFITINKGNIVYLDQHVDRSEDIFFMRIEWELDDFLIPREKIEDYFETLYGQKYSMSFRLYFSDIKPRMAIFVSKMSHCLFDMLARYTNGEWDVEIPLIVSNHPDLQHVAEKFGIPFYLFPITKENKMEQEAKEMELLAKHKINFIVLARYMQVISENMISKYPDRIINIHHSFLPAFVGAKPYHAAFERGVKIIGATSHYVTTELDAGPIIEQDVVRITHKDTVEDLVNKGKDLEKIVLSRAVQKHIERKVLAYKNKTVIFS; translated from the coding sequence ATGAAAGAAAATAAAAATACCGCAAAGTTATTGCTCCACTGCCCGGATCAGCCAGGGATTCTTGCTGCAGTAACCAATTTCATTACCATAAATAAAGGAAATATTGTTTATCTGGATCAACATGTAGATCGTTCTGAAGATATTTTCTTTATGAGAATAGAATGGGAACTTGACGATTTCTTGATTCCTAGAGAAAAAATAGAAGATTATTTCGAGACTCTTTACGGCCAAAAATATAGCATGAGTTTCCGTTTGTACTTTTCTGACATCAAACCTCGCATGGCTATCTTTGTTTCAAAGATGTCTCATTGCCTCTTCGATATGCTTGCCCGTTACACTAATGGCGAATGGGATGTGGAGATTCCACTTATTGTAAGTAATCACCCAGATTTGCAACATGTTGCCGAAAAATTCGGAATTCCGTTCTATCTATTTCCCATTACCAAAGAAAATAAAATGGAACAAGAGGCTAAAGAAATGGAATTACTGGCAAAGCACAAAATTAATTTCATCGTGCTGGCAAGATATATGCAAGTGATCTCAGAAAATATGATTAGTAAATATCCTGATCGTATCATTAATATTCACCACTCTTTCCTTCCGGCTTTTGTTGGTGCAAAACCTTATCATGCAGCCTTCGAAAGAGGAGTTAAGATTATTGGTGCAACAAGTCACTATGTAACTACAGAACTGGATGCAGGTCCGATTATTGAGCAAGATGTAGTTCGCATCACTCATAAGGATACTGTTGAGGATTTGGTAAACAAAGGAAAAGACCTAGAAAAAATTGTTCTTTCAAGAGCAGTCCAGAAACACATCGAGCGTAAAGTCCTGGCTTACAAAAACAAGACTGTAATTTTCAGCTAA
- a CDS encoding SUMF1/EgtB/PvdO family nonheme iron enzyme, translating into MKNIQKVVAYLLGTFLFPVSMMGQSEEVIPLVTIPAGVFYMGGAAEGEDFDEAPIHQVVLTSSFKMGKTEVTNAQYEAFCPEHRALRGKNGLSKEDDEAVIFVSYYDAVAFCEWLSRKEGKIYRLPTEAEWEYACRAGSYYPFSMGDELPSNYQKNQRVVRNYAPVSLKVAQTPPNTFGLYDMHGNVEEWCQDWYGPYSSEKQMDPVGQSNGCFRVTRGGSHNTPEKFLRSSNRMAMIPEDKHAQTGFRVVQADYPKGKPQTMEPFVLSNQQISQKMISWKRKSSPSLFIPPIPFVIQPDCSSQTPFYKHNHQPAITWCDNGDLLAIWFTADNENGREMVVLTSRLRAGAKEWEPASLFFKVPDRNMTGSALLNDGCGTLYHLNGVEASGDWQNLIMIQRISKDNGKTWSYPRIIASEHAKRHQVIAGTIKTKEGWLIQLCDAGPGGQDSTAIHVSRDGGENWSDMGGSIAGIHAGIVQLKDGKLLAFGRNNNIPDSTGQLRMPMSISDNMGKSWRYFASEFPPIDGGQRLILKRLNEGPILLVSFTDHPLRTPKNERGIIFKDDEGKEYRGYGMYAALSYDEGKTWPVKKLITDCNYRFLNGGGWTQFFEMDATHAEPRGYLAATQTPDNVIHLLTSRLHYRFNLAWLEEPISGRYIHEKNH; encoded by the coding sequence ATGAAAAACATTCAAAAAGTAGTTGCCTATTTATTAGGCACCTTTCTTTTTCCCGTTTCTATGATGGGACAATCAGAAGAGGTAATTCCGTTGGTAACGATCCCAGCTGGAGTATTTTATATGGGAGGAGCCGCGGAGGGTGAGGATTTTGATGAGGCACCTATTCATCAAGTGGTGCTGACCTCCTCATTCAAGATGGGGAAAACAGAGGTGACCAATGCTCAATATGAGGCTTTTTGTCCTGAACACCGTGCACTTCGTGGTAAGAATGGACTTTCTAAAGAAGATGATGAAGCAGTTATCTTTGTGAGTTATTACGATGCTGTTGCTTTTTGTGAATGGCTAAGCCGGAAAGAAGGTAAAATATATCGTCTGCCCACTGAGGCAGAATGGGAATATGCATGCCGTGCCGGTAGCTATTATCCTTTTTCTATGGGAGATGAACTTCCCTCGAATTATCAAAAGAACCAGAGAGTCGTGAGAAATTATGCTCCAGTTTCTTTAAAGGTAGCTCAAACGCCTCCAAATACATTTGGTCTTTATGATATGCATGGTAATGTGGAAGAATGGTGCCAGGATTGGTATGGTCCTTATTCTTCAGAAAAGCAGATGGATCCTGTGGGGCAAAGTAATGGGTGTTTTCGTGTTACTCGGGGTGGAAGTCATAATACTCCCGAGAAGTTTTTGCGTAGTAGCAACCGCATGGCTATGATTCCTGAAGATAAGCATGCTCAAACTGGATTCAGAGTTGTTCAGGCTGATTATCCAAAAGGCAAACCTCAGACAATGGAACCATTCGTTTTGAGTAATCAGCAAATTTCACAAAAGATGATTTCTTGGAAAAGAAAGAGTTCGCCGTCACTGTTTATACCCCCGATCCCTTTTGTAATTCAACCGGATTGTTCTTCTCAAACACCTTTTTATAAACACAATCATCAGCCAGCAATCACCTGGTGTGATAATGGTGACTTATTAGCTATCTGGTTCACTGCAGATAATGAGAACGGACGAGAAATGGTGGTTTTAACTTCTCGATTGCGTGCCGGGGCGAAAGAATGGGAGCCTGCTTCTTTATTTTTTAAGGTTCCTGATAGGAATATGACTGGCTCTGCGTTGTTGAATGATGGATGCGGAACTCTTTATCATCTTAATGGGGTAGAGGCCTCGGGTGACTGGCAGAACTTAATTATGATACAACGTATTAGTAAAGACAACGGAAAAACTTGGAGCTATCCACGCATTATAGCATCTGAACATGCCAAACGTCATCAGGTGATTGCCGGAACAATAAAGACGAAAGAGGGATGGCTCATCCAGCTTTGCGATGCAGGTCCTGGCGGACAAGATAGTACAGCAATTCATGTGAGTAGGGATGGAGGAGAAAACTGGAGTGATATGGGTGGATCAATTGCCGGTATTCATGCAGGGATAGTTCAACTTAAAGATGGAAAATTGTTGGCATTTGGCAGAAATAATAATATTCCGGATTCAACAGGACAGTTGCGAATGCCGATGAGTATCTCTGATAATATGGGAAAGAGTTGGCGTTATTTCGCTTCGGAATTTCCTCCAATTGATGGCGGACAGCGATTGATACTTAAGCGACTAAACGAAGGTCCGATTCTGTTGGTCTCATTTACGGACCATCCCTTGAGAACTCCCAAGAATGAACGAGGGATAATTTTTAAAGATGATGAGGGGAAAGAATACAGAGGTTATGGCATGTATGCTGCACTTTCTTATGATGAAGGGAAAACTTGGCCGGTGAAAAAGTTGATTACCGATTGTAATTATCGCTTTTTGAACGGTGGTGGATGGACACAATTCTTTGAAATGGATGCTACTCACGCAGAGCCTCGTGGGTATCTGGCCGCGACCCAAACACCAGACAATGTGATTCATCTACTTACCAGTAGATTGCATTATCGCTTTAATCTTGCTTGGCTTGAAGAACCGATTTCAGGACGATATATTCATGAAAAAAATCATTGA
- a CDS encoding type I phosphomannose isomerase catalytic subunit, producing the protein MYPFKFKPILKQTIWGGDKIIPFKHLSEEMPNVGESWELSGVADNESEVINGEFKGMTLGQLVRRFRAELVGESNYARFNSTFPLLVKFIDAKQDLSIQVHPSDVLAKKRHNSMGKTEMWYVVDADPGAKLRSGFSQEITPKEYKERIMNSTITEVLQEYPISKGDVFFLPAGRIHSIGAGAFIAEIQQTSDITYRIFDFDRKDSNGKTRELHTELAKDAIDYEVFDDYRTHYEQVKDEPVELVACPYFTTSLYDMTETISCDYSELDSFVVLIGLEGSCKVIDNEGNEVQLQAGETVLLPASTMDITIIPDGNAKLLETYV; encoded by the coding sequence ATGTATCCATTCAAGTTTAAACCCATCCTTAAACAAACAATATGGGGTGGTGATAAAATTATTCCTTTCAAGCATCTATCTGAAGAGATGCCTAATGTTGGTGAGAGCTGGGAACTTTCTGGCGTGGCAGACAACGAATCTGAAGTTATTAACGGTGAATTCAAAGGGATGACCTTGGGGCAGTTGGTAAGAAGGTTTCGTGCAGAGTTGGTAGGAGAGAGCAATTATGCTCGCTTTAATTCTACATTCCCTTTATTAGTTAAATTCATTGATGCAAAACAAGATCTTTCGATTCAGGTTCATCCTTCCGATGTGCTGGCAAAGAAACGTCACAATTCGATGGGGAAAACAGAGATGTGGTACGTTGTTGATGCCGATCCTGGAGCAAAACTTCGTTCCGGTTTCTCCCAAGAAATCACTCCCAAGGAATATAAGGAAAGAATAATGAATTCTACAATCACCGAAGTATTACAGGAGTATCCTATAAGTAAAGGTGATGTATTTTTTCTTCCTGCCGGCCGTATTCATAGTATTGGTGCGGGAGCCTTTATTGCGGAAATTCAGCAAACATCTGATATCACATATCGCATCTTCGATTTTGATAGAAAAGATTCTAACGGTAAAACCAGAGAATTACATACTGAATTAGCTAAGGATGCTATTGATTATGAGGTGTTCGATGACTACCGCACTCATTACGAGCAGGTGAAAGATGAACCTGTAGAATTAGTTGCCTGTCCTTATTTTACTACTTCTCTTTATGATATGACCGAAACAATTTCGTGTGATTATTCTGAACTAGACTCTTTTGTTGTATTAATTGGTTTAGAAGGTAGTTGTAAGGTGATTGACAATGAAGGGAATGAAGTTCAGCTTCAGGCTGGCGAAACAGTTTTGTTGCCTGCTTCAACGATGGATATTACCATTATACCTGATGGAAACGCTAAGTTACTTGAGACGTACGTATAG
- a CDS encoding alkaline phosphatase: protein MKPKMYLLAFIVFAGLIFVQTECRAQSKTAKYVFFFIGDGMGVNQVNGTEMFIAEKEGKIGVSPLNFSRFPYTTFASTYSVYNSVTCSAAAGTALATGVKTKNGTIGMDSLRKSSLYSVAVKAKKAGKKVGITTSVSIDHATPACFYAHQPDRNMYYEIATDLPKTGFDFYAGAGFLKPQNSKDKNAPSIYTLFKESNYTIAKGYEDFKAKSSKVSKMILMQKDGSNMSNIPYAIDRKPGDLTLSQITESAISFLNKDNKKGFFLMVEGGMIDWASHSNDAATAFNEVKDMADAVQIAYNFYLKHPNETLIVITADHETGGIALGTGKYELNLKALANQKVSQVGLSAKINQLRKEKQNNVTWNDIKDLLKEYMGFWEKVNLTDAQEQLLKEEYIRSFLAKDVKLTQSEYFKDEPMAALAKKILNDIAMVGWTSGGHSAGYVPVYAIGAGAELFSGKLENTDIPKKIAQAAKY, encoded by the coding sequence ATGAAACCAAAAATGTATCTTTTGGCATTCATCGTTTTTGCCGGATTGATATTCGTGCAAACTGAATGTCGTGCACAATCAAAAACAGCTAAGTATGTCTTCTTTTTTATTGGAGATGGAATGGGAGTAAATCAGGTAAATGGAACTGAAATGTTCATTGCTGAGAAAGAAGGAAAAATCGGAGTATCTCCGTTAAATTTCTCTAGGTTCCCGTATACCACCTTTGCATCAACTTACTCGGTATATAACTCGGTAACTTGTTCGGCTGCTGCCGGAACAGCTCTTGCTACAGGAGTAAAGACCAAAAATGGAACCATTGGAATGGACAGTTTAAGAAAATCTTCTCTTTATAGCGTAGCAGTAAAAGCAAAAAAAGCAGGAAAAAAAGTGGGGATTACTACCAGCGTAAGCATTGACCATGCAACACCTGCATGTTTTTATGCACATCAGCCAGATAGAAATATGTATTACGAAATAGCAACCGATCTTCCAAAAACCGGATTTGACTTTTATGCAGGTGCAGGTTTTTTAAAACCTCAAAATTCAAAAGATAAAAATGCACCAAGCATCTATACATTATTTAAAGAATCCAATTATACAATAGCTAAAGGATACGAGGATTTTAAAGCGAAAAGCTCAAAAGTCTCCAAAATGATACTGATGCAAAAAGACGGCTCCAACATGTCGAACATCCCTTATGCAATTGACAGAAAACCAGGCGACCTTACACTGAGTCAGATTACCGAAAGTGCAATAAGCTTTTTGAATAAAGATAATAAAAAAGGTTTTTTCTTAATGGTAGAAGGTGGAATGATTGACTGGGCTTCTCATAGTAATGATGCTGCAACCGCTTTTAATGAAGTAAAAGATATGGCTGATGCAGTGCAAATTGCATACAATTTCTATCTGAAACATCCCAATGAAACACTTATTGTGATCACTGCGGACCATGAAACAGGAGGAATTGCATTGGGAACCGGGAAATACGAATTAAATTTAAAAGCACTAGCCAACCAGAAGGTTTCGCAGGTAGGACTCTCGGCTAAAATTAATCAATTGAGAAAAGAAAAGCAAAACAATGTAACTTGGAATGACATTAAGGATTTACTCAAGGAGTATATGGGTTTCTGGGAGAAAGTAAACTTAACTGATGCACAGGAGCAGCTACTAAAAGAAGAATATATTCGTTCCTTCCTAGCAAAAGACGTAAAACTGACACAGAGTGAATATTTTAAAGATGAGCCGATGGCTGCGCTCGCTAAAAAGATCCTCAACGATATCGCAATGGTGGGCTGGACAAGCGGTGGACACTCGGCTGGATATGTTCCGGTATATGCAATAGGTGCAGGAGCTGAGCTTTTCTCTGGAAAATTAGAAAACACAGATATACCAAAGAAAATAGCACAGGCGGCTAAATATTAA
- a CDS encoding phage holin family protein, whose translation MSTDKNTIDNIRQLIAEIKEYVTLQKDYAKLQLVEKLTILLSTLIMIFILIILGMVTLFYLLFSLAYLLEPLVGGLALSFCIIAGITILIIICLVVFRNKLIANPLVRFLTNLFIQDLNK comes from the coding sequence ATGTCCACAGATAAAAATACGATAGATAATATCAGACAATTGATTGCTGAGATCAAAGAGTACGTAACATTACAAAAAGATTACGCCAAATTGCAGCTAGTGGAAAAATTAACGATTCTGCTTTCTACACTAATAATGATCTTTATTCTGATTATCTTGGGTATGGTGACTTTATTTTATTTACTCTTTTCTCTGGCTTATCTTCTCGAGCCATTGGTTGGAGGACTAGCTCTAAGTTTCTGTATTATAGCTGGCATCACTATATTAATCATCATTTGCCTTGTAGTATTTCGCAATAAACTGATTGCCAATCCATTGGTTCGATTCCTAACAAATCTTTTCATTCAAGATTTAAATAAATAA
- a CDS encoding YtxH domain-containing protein, producing MKNLSVIAALLGGAAIGAALGLLFAPEKGEDTRNKIAEILRKKGIKLSRSEMNTLVDEIASEMSVEGSE from the coding sequence ATGAAGAATTTAAGTGTTATTGCTGCCTTATTAGGCGGTGCAGCCATTGGAGCTGCATTGGGTTTATTATTTGCTCCGGAAAAAGGTGAAGACACAAGGAACAAAATCGCTGAAATACTTCGTAAGAAAGGCATTAAACTGAGCCGCAGCGAAATGAATACACTTGTTGATGAAATTGCTTCAGAAATGAGTGTTGAGGGTTCCGAATAA
- a CDS encoding DEAD/DEAH box helicase produces MTFEQLDLIAPILKALQKEGYTSPTPIQEQSIPIVLQGKDLLGCAQTGTGKTAAFSIPILQKLYKSEKNKGIKALVLTPTRELAIQIDESFTSYGRFTGVRHTVIFGGVPQKPQTDALKRGIDVLIATPGRLLDLINQGFISLKSLEYFVLDEADRMLDMGFIHDIKRILPLLPKTRQTLFFSATMPPEISKLASTILSKPEKVEVTPVSSTAEVIQQSVYFVGKSDKKKLLIHLLKNPAIESVLVFTRTKHGADKLAKLLIKEGIEAAAIHGNKSQNARQRALTTFKDHTLRVLIATDIAARGIDVDLLSHVINYELPNVPETYVHRIGRTGRAGNEGIAISFCEPEELPYLKDIQKLTGQSIPVVNNHPFISTETTVAIGEKKEEMKAKAKENKKYRGNKGNGDFWRRQKVNSNKDKK; encoded by the coding sequence ATGACATTTGAACAATTAGACTTAATAGCACCTATTTTAAAGGCGTTACAAAAAGAGGGATATACATCTCCTACTCCTATCCAAGAACAATCCATTCCAATCGTACTTCAAGGCAAAGATTTGTTAGGCTGTGCACAGACCGGAACAGGTAAAACTGCAGCTTTCTCAATTCCAATTCTGCAAAAGTTATATAAATCGGAAAAAAACAAAGGAATCAAAGCACTGGTTCTTACGCCCACACGTGAACTAGCTATTCAGATCGACGAAAGCTTTACGTCTTATGGGCGATTTACCGGTGTGAGGCACACCGTTATATTTGGAGGTGTTCCCCAAAAACCTCAAACTGACGCTTTGAAAAGAGGAATCGATGTATTGATTGCTACTCCGGGAAGATTGCTTGATTTGATAAATCAGGGATTTATTTCATTAAAAAGTCTGGAATATTTTGTTCTCGATGAAGCAGACCGAATGCTCGACATGGGTTTTATTCACGATATAAAAAGAATATTACCATTACTGCCTAAAACAAGACAAACGCTTTTTTTCTCGGCAACTATGCCGCCTGAAATATCGAAATTGGCAAGTACTATTTTGTCAAAACCAGAGAAAGTCGAAGTCACTCCGGTTTCTTCAACTGCAGAAGTTATTCAGCAGAGTGTATACTTCGTAGGTAAAAGCGACAAGAAAAAACTGCTGATTCATTTGTTAAAGAATCCCGCGATTGAATCGGTTCTTGTCTTTACACGCACCAAACATGGAGCAGACAAACTGGCCAAATTATTGATAAAAGAGGGTATAGAAGCCGCTGCAATTCATGGGAATAAATCGCAGAATGCACGGCAACGAGCCCTAACAACGTTTAAAGATCATACCCTACGTGTACTGATTGCTACAGACATTGCAGCCCGTGGGATAGACGTTGATTTGTTGTCTCACGTAATAAACTACGAACTTCCAAATGTTCCTGAAACTTATGTTCACCGTATTGGCCGTACAGGTAGAGCAGGGAACGAAGGAATAGCAATCTCTTTCTGCGAACCGGAAGAATTGCCGTATTTAAAAGATATTCAAAAGTTAACCGGACAATCAATTCCCGTTGTAAACAATCATCCTTTTATCTCAACTGAAACAACTGTGGCCATCGGGGAGAAAAAAGAAGAGATGAAAGCCAAAGCAAAAGAAAATAAAAAATATAGGGGCAATAAAGGCAATGGTGATTTCTGGAGAAGACAAAAAGTGAATTCAAATAAAGATAAGAAATAA
- a CDS encoding HU family DNA-binding protein: MSIQYRLTPMRDNISRTPKQGFYAQVVTKGTIDTRELCKVISEKCSLNVADMKAAIEALAQAIEDKLQDGYNVSIDELGTFSVSAESRTVLDSEDIRGQSVRVKNINFRPSVRLKTTMKTSKFERVQGKK; the protein is encoded by the coding sequence ATGAGCATTCAGTACAGATTAACGCCCATGCGCGATAATATTAGTAGGACCCCTAAACAAGGATTCTATGCACAAGTAGTTACCAAAGGCACTATTGATACACGGGAGTTGTGTAAGGTGATTTCTGAAAAGTGTTCTCTGAATGTAGCTGATATGAAAGCGGCCATCGAGGCTCTTGCGCAGGCCATTGAAGATAAGCTCCAGGATGGCTATAATGTTAGTATTGATGAGCTGGGGACTTTTTCTGTTTCTGCCGAGTCGCGAACCGTTTTGGATAGTGAAGATATTAGAGGACAATCGGTTAGAGTGAAAAATATAAATTTTCGTCCGTCCGTAAGATTAAAGACAACTATGAAAACTTCTAAATTCGAACGGGTGCAAGGTAAGAAATAA
- a CDS encoding SDR family NAD(P)-dependent oxidoreductase, translated as MKNRIIFITGSTSGIGEGCARKFASKGSDIILNGRNEEKVLQLKSELEKKYGIEVLPLVFDVRDRNAVIEALSSLKGKWKAIDVLINNAGLVFGVDKEFQGDLDEWDVMIDTNIRGLLSMTRLVTPGMVERGRGHIINIGSIAGDAAYPGGSVYCATKAAVKALSDGLRIDLVDTPLRVTNIKPGMVETNFSVVRFRGDKVKADNFYKGIKPLTGDDVAETIYFAASAPAHIQLAEILIMPTNQATGTISYKKTEA; from the coding sequence ATGAAAAATAGAATTATCTTTATAACCGGATCGACTAGTGGTATAGGAGAGGGGTGTGCACGGAAGTTCGCCTCAAAAGGGTCTGATATAATACTTAACGGACGCAACGAGGAAAAAGTGCTCCAGTTAAAGAGTGAGTTGGAGAAGAAGTATGGAATTGAAGTGCTTCCTTTGGTGTTTGATGTTCGCGACAGGAATGCCGTGATTGAAGCATTGTCATCTCTGAAAGGCAAATGGAAAGCAATTGATGTGCTAATCAATAATGCAGGACTTGTTTTTGGGGTAGATAAAGAATTTCAAGGAGACCTGGATGAGTGGGATGTGATGATTGATACTAATATCCGTGGGTTGCTCTCAATGACCAGATTAGTTACCCCTGGAATGGTGGAACGCGGCAGAGGACACATAATCAACATTGGCTCTATTGCAGGTGATGCTGCTTATCCCGGAGGAAGTGTTTATTGTGCAACTAAAGCTGCGGTTAAAGCGTTGTCTGATGGATTGCGAATTGACTTGGTAGATACACCTTTGCGGGTTACGAATATTAAGCCGGGAATGGTTGAAACTAATTTTTCGGTTGTTCGTTTCAGGGGAGATAAAGTAAAGGCTGATAATTTTTATAAAGGTATTAAACCTTTGACAGGAGACGATGTGGCTGAAACAATTTATTTTGCGGCTTCTGCTCCTGCACATATTCAGCTTGCCGAGATATTGATAATGCCAACAAATCAAGCTACTGGTACAATATCCTATAAAAAAACTGAAGCATGA
- a CDS encoding lipocalin-like domain-containing protein, which yields MRKVLNIFFFTLLITLSAACNDDNCRLENKWQLREYVHTNGIVQREDSVFYNFMDGSFSAICVLPDGKFETYFGNYVYQGDDISITLLPEYTSKIAYNRYLGWDNGSRKFQVEKLSSTALQLNYNGEKSIFRKY from the coding sequence ATGAGGAAGGTGCTGAACATATTCTTTTTTACGCTGTTGATAACTTTAAGTGCAGCATGTAATGATGATAATTGTCGTTTGGAAAACAAATGGCAGCTTAGAGAGTATGTTCATACAAATGGAATAGTGCAGCGGGAAGATAGTGTGTTTTATAATTTTATGGACGGTTCATTTTCGGCCATTTGTGTGCTTCCGGATGGAAAGTTTGAAACCTATTTTGGGAATTACGTTTATCAGGGAGATGATATTTCGATTACTCTGTTGCCCGAGTATACCTCGAAAATAGCTTATAACCGCTATCTTGGTTGGGACAATGGTAGCAGAAAATTTCAGGTGGAAAAACTATCATCTACGGCTTTGCAATTAAACTATAACGGAGAAAAATCAATTTTCAGAAAATATTAA